A genome region from Populus alba chromosome 5, ASM523922v2, whole genome shotgun sequence includes the following:
- the LOC118061816 gene encoding large ribosomal subunit protein uL3, whose translation MSHRKFEHPRHGSLGFLPRKRAARHRGKVKSFPKDDPTKPCKLTSFLGYKAGMTHIVREVEKPGSKLHKKETCEAVTIVETPPMVIVGVVGYLKTPAGLRTLNTVWAQHLSEEVKRRFYKNWCKSKKKAFAKYSKQYETDEGKKSIQSQLEKLKKYATVIRVLAHTQIRKMKGLKQKKAHLMEIQVNGGTIAQKVDFAYGFFEKQVPIDAVFQKDEMIDVIGVTKGKGYEGVVTRWGVTRLPRKTHRGLRKVACIGAWHPARVSFTVARAGQNGYHHRTELNKKIYKVGKVGQETHTAITEYDRTEKDITPLGGFPHYGVVKDDYLMIKGCCVGPKKRVVTLRQSLLKQTSRLALEEIKLKFVDTSSKFGHGRFQTTQEKQKFYGRLKA comes from the exons ATGTCTCACAGGAAGTTTGAGCACCCTAGACATGGTTCCCTTGGATTTCTTCCAAGGAAGCGAGCTGCTCGTCACAGAGGAAAAg TGAAGTCTTTTCCCAAGGATGACCCTACCAAGCCTTGCAAGCTTACTTCCTTTTTGGGTTACAAGGCTGGCATGACACACATTGTCAGAGAGGTCGAAAAACCAGGATCCA AGCTTCACAAGAAGGAGACCTGTGAGGCTGTAACAATCGTTGAGACACCTCCAATGGTTATTGTTGGAGTTGTGGGTTACTTGAAAACACCAGCTGGCCTCCGAACTCTGAACACCGTTTGGGCTCAACATTTGAGCGAGGAGGTCAAGCGAAGGTTCTACAAGAACTGGTGCAAGTCCAAGAAGAAGGCGTTCGCCAAATACTCAAAGCAGTATGAGACAGATGAAGGGAAGAAGAGCATCCAATCACAGCTTGAGAAGCTGAAGAAATATGCAACTGTTATTCGTGTTTTGGCCCACACTCAG ATCAGAAAGATGAAGGGATTGAAGCAGAAGAAAGCTCACTTGATGGAGATCCAGGTCAATGGCGGGACAATTGCTCAGAAGGTGGATTTTGCTTATGGTTTCTTTGAGAAGCAAGTCCCAATTGATGCTGTTTTCCAGAAGGATGAAATGATCGATGTTATTGGTGTCACAAAGGGTAAGGGTTATGAAGGTGTTGTCACTCGTTGGGGTGTCACTCGCCTGCCTCGTAAGACCCATAGGGGTCTTCGTAAGGTGGCTTGTATCGGCGCCTGGCACCCTGCAAGAGTCTCATTCACTGTTGCTAGGGCTGGTCAGAATGGATATCACCACCGTACTGAATTGAACAAGAAGATCTACAAGGTTGGCAAGGTGGGCCAGGAGACACACACTGCCATAACCGAGTATGACAG GACCGAAAAGGACATCACTCCATTGGGTGGTTTCCCTCACTATGGTGTGGTGAAGGACGACTATCTAATGATCAAGGGATGCTGCGTTGGACCTAAGAAGAGGGTGGTTACACTCCGTCAATCCTTACTCAAACAGACATCTCGATTGGCTCTTGAGGAAATCAAACTCAAGTTTGTGGACACGTCCTCGAAGTTTGGACATGGTCGCTTCCAGACAACACAGGAGAAACAGAAATTCTATGGACGCCTCAAGGCATAA
- the LOC118061815 gene encoding uncharacterized protein produces MDRYQRVEKPRTETPINENEIRITTQGRMRNYITYATTLFLEKGSDGISLKAMGRAINKTVMIAELIKRRIAGLHQNTSIGSTDITDTWEPLEEGLLPLETTRHVSVITITLSKKELDTSSTGYQSPIPADQVKPLAEYDYEGEGGSPRRQGRGRGGRGMARGRGNTSNGVVEYNGDGGWDGGRGYGGRGRGRGRGRGYRGRGRGYGGGYMPQQSGGYNDYGGGAFVAQGRGRGRGRGRGRGRGRGFRPDGPAQAAE; encoded by the exons ATGGATCGGTACCAGAGGGTAGAGAAGCCAAGAACCGAAACACCGATTAATGAGAATGAGATTCGTATCACTACTCAAGGAAGAATGAGGAACTACATTACTTATGCCACTACGCTCTTTCtg GAGAAAGGATCTGATGGAATCTCTCTCAAGGCCATGGGCAGAGCCATAAACAAGACTGTAATGATTGCTGAATTGATTAAG AGAAGGATTGCTGGTCTTCATCAGAATACATCCATTGGCTCTACTGATATAACTGACACGTGGGAGCCACTAGAGGAGGGTCTTCTCCC CTTGGAAACCACTCGTCATGTGTCGGTGATAACAATTACTCTATCCAAGAAGGAACTGGATACATCCTCCACAGG CTACCAATCACCTATTCCAGCTGATCAAGTGAAACCGTTGGCTGAATATGATTATGAAGGAG AGGGGGGCTCTCCTCGTAGGCAGGGGAGAGGGCGTGGTGGTCGAGGAATGGCAAGAGGTAGAG GAAATACTAGCAATGGAGTGGTGGAATACAATGGAGATGGTGGCTGGGATGGTGGGCGTGGATATGGTGGCAGGGGGAGAGGTCGTGGTAGAGGACGGGGTTATCGTGGTCGTGGAAGAGGTTATGGTGGTGGATATATGCCACAACAGTCAGGTGGCTATAACGACTATGGTGGCGGAGCATTTGTTGCCCAGGGCCGTG GGAGAGGACGAGGCAGGGGCAGGGGTCGTGGGCGTGGCCGGGGTTTCAGACCGGATGGCCCAGCCCAGGCAGCTGAGTGA
- the LOC118061813 gene encoding polypyrimidine tract-binding protein homolog 3, which produces MTEPSKVIHVRNVGHEISENDLLQLFQPFGVITKLVMLRAKNQALLQMQDVPSAINALQYYTDVQPTIRGRNVYVQFSSHQELTTMDQNTQGRGEEPNRILLITIHHMQYPITVDVLHQVFSPHGFVEKMVTFQKSAGFQALIQYQSRQSAVQARTSLQGRNIYDGCCQLDIQFSNLDELQVNYNNDSSRDFTNPNLPSEQRARSSQPSYGDAVGYPQMPNAAAIAAAFGGGLPPGISGTNDRCTILVSNLNPDRIDEDKLFNLFSLYGNIVRIKLLRNKPDHALVQMGDGFQAELAVHFLKGAMLFGKRLEVNFSKHPNITQGADTHEYMHSNLNRFNRNAAKNYRYCCSPTKMIHLSTLPQVITEDEIVSLVEEHGTVVNTKLFEMNGKKQALVLFETEEEATEALVCKHATSLAGSIVRISFSQLQSIRENQ; this is translated from the exons ATGACTGAGCCTTCCAAAGTTATCCATGTTCGCAACGTGGGGCATGAGATTTCTGAA AATGACTTGCTTCAGCTGTTCCAGCCATTCGGGGTTATAACGAAGCTTGTTATGCTTCGTGCTAAAAATCAG GCTCTCCTTCAAATGCAAGATGTTCCTTCAGCCATCAATGCTCTTCAATACTATACAGATGTTCAGCCAACTATAAG GGGAAGGAATGTTTATGTTCAATTCTCATCGCATCAAGAACTGACTACAATGGATCAAAATACTCAAGGGCGAGGAGAAGAG CCAAATCGAATTCTGTTAATTACCATCCATCACATGCAATATCCTATTACAGTGGACGTGCTGCATCAAGTTTTTTCCCCCCATGGATTTGTGGAGAAGATGGTCACATTTCAGAAGTCAGCTG GTTTCCAAGCCCTTATTCAATACCAGTCACGCCAGAGTGCTGTTCAGGCTAGGACTTCTCTTCAG GGACGCAATATCTATGATGGCTGCTGTCAGCTGGACATTCAGTTTTCAAA CCTGGATGAGTTGCAAGTGAACTACAACAATGACAGCTCAAG GGATTTCACTAATCCTAACCTGCCTTCAGAACAGAGAGCCAGATCTTCCCAA CCATCATATGGCGATGCAG TTGGATATCCTCAG ATGCCCAATGCAGCTGCAATTGCTGCTGCCTTTGGTGGAGGTTTGCCTCCTGGAATTAGTGGGACAAATGATAGGTGCACAATTCTTGTCTCCAATTTAAACCCTGAT AGAATAGACGAGGATAAGCTTTTCAACCTGTTTTCTCTCTATGGAAACATAGTGCGGATTAAGCTTCTTCGCAACAAGCCTGATCATGCACTTGTTCAGATGGGGGATGGTTTCCAAGCTGAATTGGCAGTACATTTTCTGAAG GGTGCCATGCTTTTTGGAAAGCGATTGGAGGTCAACTTTTCAAAGCATCCAAACATAACTCAAGGTGCTGATACGCACGAGTACATGCACTCTAATCTGAATCGCTTCAACCGTAATGCTGCGAAGAACTACCGATACTGCTGTTCACCAACAAAGATGATTCATCTTTCCACTTTACCTCAGGTCATCACTGAGGATGAGATTGTGAGTCTTGTAGAGGAACATGGCACCGTTGTGAACACCAAGCTCTTTGAGATGAATGGTAAGAAGCAGGCGCTTGTTCTGTTTGAAACCGAGGAGGAGGCCACGGAAGCCCTCGTGTGCAAGCATGCTACTTCACTTGCTGGGTCAATTGTCCGAATCTCATTCTCCCAGCTACAGTCCATtagagaaaaccaataa